Proteins encoded by one window of Spirochaetota bacterium:
- the ybeY gene encoding rRNA maturation RNase YbeY: MAIKVNVEIEHVTLPKSIASLCKKNIVAILHYLHIDNVVVTLIFTNDEAIAQINSTYRKKKGPTDVISFAYREAPMPSVCTEEYLGDIFISLETAQKQATEYGITLKEELQRLVVHGVLHILGYDHEKSAYKKKIMQKKEKDILDKIQSKNLAKKSK; encoded by the coding sequence ATGGCAATAAAGGTTAATGTAGAAATTGAACATGTAACTTTACCTAAAAGTATTGCTTCATTGTGTAAAAAAAATATTGTGGCTATACTGCACTATCTACATATTGATAATGTTGTTGTAACATTGATATTTACCAATGATGAGGCGATAGCTCAAATAAACAGTACTTACCGTAAAAAAAAAGGACCAACTGATGTTATATCCTTTGCCTATCGTGAAGCACCAATGCCAAGTGTTTGCACAGAAGAATATTTAGGTGATATCTTCATATCGCTTGAAACTGCTCAAAAGCAGGCAACAGAATATGGCATAACGCTAAAAGAAGAATTGCAAAGGTTGGTAGTTCACGGTGTATTGCACATTCTTGGGTATGATCATGAGAAGTCTGCATATAAAAAAAAGATAATGCAGAAAAAAGAAAAAGATATTTTGGATAAAATCCAATCAAAAAATCTGGCTAAAAAAAGTAAGTAA